A region from the Rosa rugosa chromosome 6, drRosRugo1.1, whole genome shotgun sequence genome encodes:
- the LOC133717677 gene encoding uncharacterized protein LOC133717677: MEPQEHHHHHPETLTPSTTTTSTAAAIPCGKCGSMAAPPPPLSWPDTSPPPNYRPIRAPAINLPPNQQAIILTPVPQAKSVPPISPPFHFQTPSKIIQSPDDLRRFHDSDSGKHFLGFVVALSESIRSKKISDPCHHSPVTTAIVSILDTLLRWIDEIPPTQQAARYGNVSYRVWHERLVENSSNLMMQFLPQHLEASTVEIVPYFTDSFGNASRIDYGTGHETNFASWLYCLARMEVIKEEDYPAVVARVFVKYLELMRKLQLVYCLEPAGSHGVWGLDDYHFLPFIFGSSQLIDHKHMKPKSIHNDDILENFSNEYMYLSGIAFVKKVKKGPFSEHSPLLDDISGVPNWNKVNKGMLKMYKVEVLEKVPIMQHFLFGWLINWE; this comes from the exons ATGGAGCCCCaagaacaccaccaccaccacccggAAACCCTAACACCCTCTACCACCACCACATCCACCGCAGCCGCCATTCCCTGCGGCAAATGCGGATCCATGGCCGCACCTCCGCCGCCTCTGTCGTGGCCGGACACCTCCCCACCCCCAAACTACCGCCCCATCCGAGCCCCCGCCATCAACCTCCCTCCAAACCAACAAGCCATAATCCTCACCCCTGTCCCTCAAGCCAAGTCCGTCCCCCCAATCTCACCCCCCTTCCATTTCCAAACCCCCTCCAAAATCATCCAATCCCCCGACGACCTCCGCCGCTTCCACGACTCCGATTCCGGCAAACACTTCCTCGGCTTCGTCGTCGCCCTCTCCGAATCCATCCGCTCCAAGAAAATCTCCGACCCCTGCCACCACTCCCCCGTCACCACCGCCATCGTCTCCATTCTCGACACTCTCCTCCGTTGGATCGACGAAATCCCTCCCACTCAGCAAGCCGCCCGATACGGCAACGTTTCTTACCGCGTCTGGCACGAGCGCTTGGTCGAGAATAGCTCCAACCTAATGATGCAATTCCTCCCCCAACATCTGGAAGCTTCCACCGTTGAGATCGTCCCTTATTTCACTGACAGCTTCGGAAACGCGAGCCGAATCGACTACGGTACCGGCCACGAGACCAATTTCGCATCGTGGCTTTATTGCCTGGCGAGAATGGAGGTTATTAAGGAAGAGGACTACCCTGCCGTGGTGGCCAGAGTGTTCGTCAAGTACTTGGAGTTGATGAGGAAGCTGCAGCTGGTGTATTGCTTAGAGCCGGCGGGGTCTCACGGCGTTTGGGGCCTTGACGACTACCATTTCCTGCCCTTCATTTTCGGCTCTTCGCAGTTGATTGATCACAAGCATATGAAGCCCAAGTCCATTCATAATGATGATATACTGGAGAATTTTTCAAATGAGTATATGTATCTTTCGGGGATTGCTTTtgtgaagaaggtgaagaagggTCCGTTTTCAGAGCACTCTCCTTTGTTGGATGATATCAGTGGAGTGCCGAATTGGAACAAAGTCAATAAGGGGATGCTGAAGATGTATAAGGTTGAGGTGTTGGAGAAGGTACCCATCATGCAGCATTTCCTATTTGGCTGGCTCATCAACTG GGAGTAG